In Candidatus Poribacteria bacterium, the genomic window TAGTGAAAAGGTCACCGTTGATCTCATTCCGACGGCGTTAGAACTCTTTAGGGGAGCAGCTACAACCAATCCGAACGGAATGCGCGTATGGCACTCTCTGGGTATAAAGACTGTGGACACCAATCCGCTTGCATACTGGGAACTGAAGATTTTTGATGCGCGCAGCGTGCTTATTGAAGAGATGGAAGGGGCGGGTATGCCGCCAGCAGAGGTTGTTTTAAACAACTTACAAGGGAAACCTTTTGCGGCGTATACTTGTGAACTAAGCGTTCAAGATATAGCAGGCAATCAGAGCTCGCAACAGGTACAATTGCATCTTGGGGTAGAGCAGCAATCAACAAGGGCATCAGAATCCAAATGGACGCTTATGGTCGGTTCGTTTATAGAACGTCACTATGCTGAAAGGATGAAAGAGCAATTGCAGCATCAAAATCCGAGTCATAAGGTTGCTATACATCTCGCTACTATTGAGGGTAAAACGAGGCACCGTGTAACGATCGGGGAGTTCACTCACCGCGAAGAGGCAGCGGATCTCCGACGACAGATCCAAGAAATGCTTGATGTTGAACCGATATTGATAACTGTGCAATAGACGGACTTTTTCTGTTCTATAGGAATCGCTCAATCTCAGATGGCGTTGGCAATGCCGGAATTACGCCTACTTTCTGTGTTGCCAATGCGCCTGCAGCGTTGGCGTAACACATCACGAAATCAAGACGAGACGCGTCGAGTGCCTGAATGTCTTCGTGTTTCATCAATTGCATGAGCATAGCAGCGACGAATGCATCGCCTGCCCCAAGCGTATCAACAACATTGACAGCGAAACCGTCAACATAACCCTCAGCAGTCCCGTTTGTGTAGTAGCACCCACGTTCCCCTAACGTAACAACGAGCAGTTTTACGCCGAGTCCAAGGATGCGTTCAATCCCGCTCGCGAGTTCAGCATCTCCGGTAACGAATTCCCATTCTTCTTCTGATATTTTGACGACATCTGCGTAGGGCATAACTTCCCATATCCAACGTTTGGCATCATCGGCATTGTCCCAAAGCGGTAAGCGCAAATTCGGATCGTAGGAGAGCATCGCGCCGCTCACCTTTGCAGCCTGAATTGTCTGGAGTGTTGCTTCACGACTCGGTGAATGGCTGAGGCTAACGGAACCGTAGTGAAAAAGTTCCGCTGATTGGACATAACTCGTATCGATTTCGTCTGGAGAGAGTTGGATGTCGGCACCTGGATGTCGGTAGAAGGTGATGTCCTTCATACCATCGGAGCGTGTGGCGACGAAAGCCAGTGTCGTTCGAGATGTCTCTCCTGAGATGAGATAAGAGGTGTCTACACTGTTCTGTTCCAACGTTTCGCGCAGGAAATCGCCGAATGCGTCCGCACCGACCTTCCCAATAAATCCGGCATCTATACCGAGTTTGGCTAAACCGACAGCAACATTGGCGGGTGCGCCGCCGGGGGCTTTAACAAATCCTGGTGCTTCCGCGAGGGTTACATCGGGTGTTGTAGACACAAAGTCGATGAGGAGTTCACCGATACATAAGGCTCTTGGCATAAACGGTTGTTCCTTTTAAAATGTAGTCCGCAATTCTTGGGCTTGACCCGTCTGGGCGGATGTGTAGCCTGCATGGAAAATCTCTATGACGTGCCTTGCATGTTCTGCCGTAACAATCGTCGGTTTGTCCTCTCGGATCCAGTCTACCAACTGCATGATGTCCTCATAGACATGCGATTCCTGAATCTCGCGATGCGGTCCTACAACGTGTGGTAGCCCACTATCTGATGCCTCAATCGGTTTACCGTTCAGCAAATTCCCTTCAATCGTACCGGCAGTGCCGTGGATTGCTAATCTGCCTCTGACGACAGAACCAGCGGCGGCACCGTAGACGAAGCCGAAAAATGCATTGCCAAAGTCAACGAGAATAAAGGTATTGTCGTCCATATCGCACGGGAGCATCTCGCCTCGGAATTCACGTTCTTCGATACGGACACCGGAGAACGCCGTTACGCGTTTTGCGGGTCCTAAGATGCCGGTTATCGTATGCAAGCCGTAGACTGTCATGTCGTATAACGGTCCGCCACCGGGTTTGCGAAAATACCACGCTGGGTTAATGTTAGAGAGCGGATCGTCGCCTTGCCTAACGGATTCATTTTCATGGTATCTGCCGAAGG contains:
- a CDS encoding Gfo/Idh/MocA family oxidoreductase → MGTTSDRVRIGVVGVGSIAVRGILPHLTQDDVQDRLEVTAVCDPVPGRAQAASEKFKVPHAYETYEALLSDGHVDAVSIASPIGLHYEQGKLAIEHGVHAHFNKTMTTTVDEADDLIESAARKGVKLVASPGEMLRPIHQEIRRLIHDGAIGTLTWAAAGSAFGRYHENESVRQGDDPLSNINPAWYFRKPGGGPLYDMTVYGLHTITGILGPAKRVTAFSGVRIEEREFRGEMLPCDMDDNTFILVDFGNAFFGFVYGAAAGSVVRGRLAIHGTAGTIEGNLLNGKPIEASDSGLPHVVGPHREIQESHVYEDIMQLVDWIREDKPTIVTAEHARHVIEIFHAGYTSAQTGQAQELRTTF
- a CDS encoding PfkB family carbohydrate kinase; the encoded protein is MPRALCIGELLIDFVSTTPDVTLAEAPGFVKAPGGAPANVAVGLAKLGIDAGFIGKVGADAFGDFLRETLEQNSVDTSYLISGETSRTTLAFVATRSDGMKDITFYRHPGADIQLSPDEIDTSYVQSAELFHYGSVSLSHSPSREATLQTIQAAKVSGAMLSYDPNLRLPLWDNADDAKRWIWEVMPYADVVKISEEEWEFVTGDAELASGIERILGLGVKLLVVTLGERGCYYTNGTAEGYVDGFAVNVVDTLGAGDAFVAAMLMQLMKHEDIQALDASRLDFVMCYANAAGALATQKVGVIPALPTPSEIERFL